A DNA window from Guyparkeria halophila contains the following coding sequences:
- a CDS encoding DsrE family protein: protein MIRRVSRALQVLSLAMAALIIAPTVAAENLHNRAAIDGLENVKAVYDVRKSNPNALDMYLKAIITNVENLEKEGVQAELVMVFISHSVKFINTAPTLETEADYGEALASIAQSVETLQELGVRMEACNGATRAFNVDNDTLLPGIEPVRSGFISLMGYQNNGYALIPVYD from the coding sequence ATGATCCGTCGAGTATCCCGTGCCCTGCAGGTGTTGAGCCTGGCCATGGCCGCCTTGATCATCGCCCCCACCGTTGCCGCCGAGAATCTGCACAACCGCGCCGCCATCGATGGGCTGGAAAACGTCAAGGCCGTCTACGACGTGCGCAAGTCCAACCCGAACGCGCTGGACATGTATCTCAAGGCCATCATCACCAATGTCGAGAACCTGGAGAAGGAAGGCGTGCAGGCCGAGCTGGTGATGGTGTTCATCTCCCATTCGGTGAAGTTCATCAACACCGCCCCGACGCTGGAGACCGAGGCCGATTACGGCGAGGCGCTGGCGAGCATCGCCCAGAGCGTCGAAACCCTGCAGGAACTGGGCGTGCGCATGGAGGCCTGCAATGGCGCCACGCGGGCATTCAATGTCGATAACGACACCCTGCTGCCGGGCATCGAGCCGGTGCGCTCGGGCTTCATCTCGCTGATGGGCTACCAGAACAACGGTTACGCCCTGATCCCGGTGTACGATTGA
- a CDS encoding DUF4174 domain-containing protein translates to MSRLMRFVPTLACLAATAFAAPSIAWAANYWDKLEWQVRPLVLVEGGSSADNWTDRLLNDRCALAERRIHWLVIEEDGAVWRRFDGGEAADFESTRLDEGAAASVRDRVGWSSGDDTRLLLFGLDGQRKYSGRPDALETIWALIDRMPMRRNELAREPDDCASP, encoded by the coding sequence ATGAGCCGACTGATGCGATTTGTGCCCACGCTTGCTTGTCTTGCCGCGACCGCTTTTGCGGCGCCTTCAATCGCATGGGCAGCCAACTACTGGGACAAGCTCGAGTGGCAGGTCCGCCCGCTGGTGCTGGTGGAGGGCGGCTCGTCGGCGGATAACTGGACCGATCGACTGCTGAACGATCGCTGTGCACTGGCCGAGCGTCGCATTCACTGGCTCGTGATCGAGGAGGACGGTGCGGTGTGGCGCCGATTCGACGGGGGCGAGGCGGCTGACTTCGAGTCGACACGGCTGGATGAGGGGGCCGCGGCCAGCGTGCGCGACCGGGTGGGTTGGTCGAGTGGCGATGACACGCGCCTGTTGCTGTTCGGGCTGGACGGGCAACGCAAGTACAGCGGTCGGCCCGATGCGCTGGAGACGATCTGGGCCCTGATCGATCGCATGCCGATGCGGCGCAACGAGCTGGCCCGCGAGCCGGATGATTGTGCAAGTCCTTGA
- a CDS encoding DUF2058 family protein — protein MSKGSLQDQLLQSGLAQKGGKKGGGKQPKQKSAWGRVNRHDKEANTKPPKEIEAAKKAAAEKLERERQQAREAGARQREDEQRRAQRAEIRQLILDHAEKLASHGEPFYFVDQGRILSLPVNARLRRGLATRKLRLATWDKRYYIVSAATADKIAQRDPAYLLALPSGGEIRDPAYAGFEVPDDLVW, from the coding sequence ATGAGCAAGGGATCTCTTCAGGATCAGCTGCTGCAGTCCGGCCTCGCCCAGAAGGGTGGCAAGAAGGGCGGCGGCAAGCAGCCCAAGCAGAAGTCGGCCTGGGGCCGGGTCAACCGGCACGACAAGGAGGCCAACACCAAGCCGCCGAAGGAGATCGAGGCGGCCAAGAAGGCGGCCGCCGAGAAGCTCGAGCGCGAGCGCCAGCAGGCCCGCGAGGCCGGCGCCCGCCAGCGCGAGGACGAACAGCGCCGCGCCCAACGCGCCGAGATCCGCCAGCTGATCCTCGACCATGCCGAGAAGCTCGCCAGCCACGGCGAGCCGTTCTACTTCGTCGATCAGGGCCGGATACTGAGCCTGCCGGTCAACGCCCGCCTGCGCCGCGGGCTGGCAACGCGCAAGCTGCGCCTGGCGACGTGGGACAAGCGCTACTACATCGTCTCGGCGGCCACGGCCGACAAGATTGCCCAGCGCGACCCGGCCTATCTGCTGGCCCTGCCCAGCGGCGGCGAGATCCGCGATCCCGCCTATGCCGGGTTCGAGGTGCCGGACGATCTAGTCTGGTAA
- a CDS encoding pyruvate kinase, whose amino-acid sequence MNTAATTDNRDCAATDSIEWLLGEVTALRERVQERATRRLEQELGDADRAGPSSWNLACYLALRSEDLRELQPVLAAHGLSSLGRSEAHVLATLDSIIDLLSRACGRKVAADKKPPADFLAGQRILDRNTEQLFGAEAPHGVRIMVTLPTDAADDADLLEGLMRAGMTCARINCAHDTPREWSRMVGNLDAARHRTGRACRLFMDLAGHKVRTGEVRRRHKALEIDWEGTRAPVIEISDGFLRSEPVGKGRKRNWHLALDTAVIDRLHDHQELYFVDTLGRERRMRVAATGTARFFHAALDGPAHIDQTTAFHDRGTGEQFLARGFDTRPAKIRVFEGDRLRLSAAPIPGEPARLDPAGNVLEPARVPCAEPRVFDRLAAGDSVWIDDGKIGARVLAVDNDGALLNIEHAGPQGKTIKPDKGLNFPDTPLDLPALSDKDLEDLDFVVKHADMVGFSFVESGDDMRALMAELDARGAEDMPIVAKIETRRAVANLPGIMLAALDHRLLGIMIARGDLAVELGPEEMIEAQETLLMLTEAAHVPVIWATQVLETLAKKGTISRPELTDAAMAERAECVMLNKGPYIERAVRILVDIVHRMHRYQHKKTAQLPPLECLSERADPMVRPDV is encoded by the coding sequence ATGAATACCGCCGCGACGACCGACAACCGCGACTGCGCCGCCACAGATTCCATCGAATGGCTCCTCGGGGAAGTCACCGCCCTGCGCGAGCGGGTGCAGGAGCGGGCGACGCGCCGGCTGGAGCAGGAGCTGGGCGATGCCGACCGTGCCGGGCCGAGCAGCTGGAATCTCGCCTGCTACCTCGCGCTGCGCTCCGAGGACCTGCGCGAGCTCCAGCCGGTGCTGGCCGCGCATGGCCTGTCCTCGCTGGGTCGCAGCGAGGCCCACGTGCTGGCGACGCTGGACAGCATCATCGACCTGCTGAGCCGCGCCTGCGGCCGGAAGGTGGCGGCAGATAAAAAGCCACCGGCGGACTTCCTGGCCGGCCAGCGCATCCTGGACCGCAACACCGAGCAGCTGTTCGGCGCCGAGGCCCCGCACGGCGTGCGCATCATGGTGACGCTACCCACGGACGCCGCGGACGACGCCGATCTCCTCGAGGGGCTGATGCGGGCGGGCATGACCTGCGCGCGCATCAACTGCGCCCACGACACGCCGCGCGAATGGAGCCGGATGGTCGGCAACCTCGACGCCGCCCGCCACCGCACCGGCCGCGCCTGCCGGCTGTTCATGGACCTGGCCGGCCACAAGGTGCGTACCGGCGAGGTCCGCCGCCGGCACAAGGCGCTCGAGATCGACTGGGAAGGCACGCGGGCGCCGGTGATCGAGATCAGCGACGGCTTTTTGCGCTCCGAGCCGGTGGGCAAGGGCCGCAAGCGCAACTGGCACCTGGCGCTGGACACGGCGGTCATCGACCGGTTGCACGACCACCAGGAGCTGTATTTCGTCGACACCCTGGGTCGCGAGCGCCGCATGCGCGTCGCGGCCACCGGCACGGCCCGCTTTTTTCACGCCGCACTCGACGGCCCGGCGCACATTGACCAGACCACGGCGTTCCACGATCGGGGCACCGGCGAGCAATTCCTCGCCCGCGGCTTCGATACCCGCCCGGCGAAGATCCGCGTGTTCGAGGGCGACCGGCTGCGGCTTTCCGCCGCCCCCATCCCGGGCGAACCGGCACGCCTCGACCCGGCGGGCAATGTGCTCGAACCGGCGCGCGTGCCCTGCGCCGAACCGCGGGTGTTCGACCGGCTGGCCGCGGGCGACTCGGTCTGGATCGACGACGGCAAGATCGGCGCCCGCGTGCTGGCAGTCGATAACGACGGCGCGCTGCTTAACATCGAGCACGCCGGCCCCCAGGGCAAAACCATCAAGCCCGACAAGGGGCTCAACTTCCCCGACACCCCGCTCGACCTGCCCGCGTTGAGCGACAAGGATCTCGAGGACCTCGACTTCGTGGTCAAGCATGCCGACATGGTGGGCTTCTCGTTCGTGGAATCCGGCGACGACATGCGCGCGCTGATGGCCGAACTCGACGCGCGCGGCGCCGAGGACATGCCGATCGTCGCCAAGATCGAGACCCGCCGGGCCGTGGCCAACCTGCCCGGTATCATGCTGGCCGCCCTCGACCATCGGCTGCTGGGCATCATGATCGCCCGCGGCGATCTGGCCGTGGAACTGGGTCCCGAGGAGATGATCGAGGCCCAGGAGACCCTGCTGATGCTGACCGAGGCGGCCCACGTGCCGGTGATCTGGGCGACCCAGGTACTGGAGACCCTGGCGAAGAAGGGCACCATCTCGCGCCCCGAGCTCACCGATGCCGCGATGGCCGAGCGCGCCGAGTGCGTCATGCTCAACAAGGGGCCCTACATCGAGCGCGCCGTGCGCATCCTGGTCGACATCGTCCACCGCATGCATCGCTACCAGCACAAGAAGACCGCTCAGCTGCCGCCGCTGGAATGCCTGTCCGAACGGGCGGACCCGATGGTCCGTCCAGACGTCTGA
- a CDS encoding DUF7218 family protein has protein sequence MTKNHGNSIKDDDRYEALRDEGMSKEKAARIANADDTEAARKGGESERYEDWTKEELYEKAKEVGIGDRSRMDKRELIRALREH, from the coding sequence ATGACCAAGAATCACGGCAACAGCATCAAGGACGACGATCGGTACGAGGCCCTGCGGGACGAAGGCATGAGCAAGGAAAAAGCGGCGCGGATTGCCAACGCCGATGACACGGAGGCGGCTCGAAAGGGCGGCGAGAGCGAGCGCTACGAGGACTGGACCAAGGAGGAACTGTACGAAAAGGCCAAGGAGGTCGGTATCGGCGACCGCTCCCGAATGGACAAGCGCGAGTTGATCCGCGCGCTGCGCGAGCATTAG
- a CDS encoding substrate-binding periplasmic protein → MQLCPGFCAGGIRACPDRRLGWLIRASVVFFTIVLLAGCDLPRDIEGTQDHVRNGLLRVGVIDGASPWATWSGGEPQGVETQLVRELAKRMGANIRWVSGSDTELFGALAAFELDVVIGGIERSSPWGKKVALTRPYHVTRIMLGWPPDQPASEDLDKRRVAVKQNSSVARRLAERGAVTVALEEGRDARLPVAAAESQILAWGLRPSPPVLETRKQVFAVPAGENGWLQTVQRFLFEKRADVPAMIRSEWSDPASNVSSHVRSKEVAVR, encoded by the coding sequence ATGCAGCTGTGCCCGGGTTTTTGTGCAGGAGGAATCCGCGCTTGTCCTGACCGTAGGCTGGGTTGGTTGATTAGGGCGTCCGTCGTTTTCTTCACGATCGTGTTGCTAGCCGGCTGCGATCTCCCCCGTGACATTGAGGGGACGCAGGACCACGTGCGGAACGGGTTGCTGCGCGTGGGCGTCATTGATGGCGCGTCTCCATGGGCAACGTGGAGTGGCGGGGAACCGCAGGGTGTGGAAACTCAGCTGGTTCGTGAGCTGGCGAAGCGGATGGGTGCGAATATCCGGTGGGTGTCCGGGTCGGACACCGAGCTGTTTGGCGCACTTGCGGCATTCGAACTCGACGTGGTGATCGGTGGTATCGAACGCTCCTCGCCGTGGGGAAAGAAGGTCGCGTTGACTCGTCCTTACCATGTCACACGGATCATGCTGGGCTGGCCCCCGGACCAGCCGGCAAGTGAGGATCTCGACAAGCGACGGGTCGCTGTGAAGCAGAACAGCTCGGTGGCAAGGCGGTTGGCTGAACGTGGTGCGGTGACCGTCGCGTTGGAAGAGGGGCGGGATGCGCGCTTGCCGGTGGCGGCGGCAGAATCGCAGATATTGGCATGGGGGCTGCGGCCCAGCCCACCCGTGCTTGAGACCCGCAAGCAGGTGTTCGCTGTGCCGGCTGGTGAAAACGGTTGGTTGCAAACCGTGCAACGGTTCTTATTCGAAAAGAGAGCCGATGTGCCGGCGATGATTCGCTCGGAATGGTCCGATCCGGCTTCGAATGTATCCAGCCACGTGAGGTCGAAGGAGGTGGCCGTCAGATGA
- the argA gene encoding amino-acid N-acetyltransferase has product MNDPSTPAPHTTCQPSGEARVLVQGLRDAVPYIREHEDHVFVLAFGGEALDEPASFERLIRDIVLIADLGVRLVLVPGARPQINRRFQAAGFEERFHQGLRVTEPAMIDPLTEAVGAVQFDVISWLSARLSLASGSGLAQRVLTGNFVTARPMGVIDGVDLGHTGAVRRVDVDGVRDALGDGSIVVQSNIGYSPTGELFNLRAEDVAESMAVALGADKLIFLTDPLDDLPTAMSLSEVEGLLERQGDNLSTEFQLHLHSAVRACSKGVDRIHLVDREVDGALLVELYTRDGCGTLITSEPYERIRAATLDDIGGILALIEPMEQAGVLVRRSREQLELETDRFVVIDRDGDIIACAALYPFPEDGTAELAALVVHPAYQGGGRAARLLGFMESRARSLGLKSLFLLSTQTMAFFREKGFADESLERLPAERRAFYNLKRNSRIFRKWL; this is encoded by the coding sequence GTGAACGACCCATCGACACCAGCCCCGCACACCACCTGCCAGCCCAGCGGCGAGGCCCGGGTACTTGTGCAGGGGTTGCGTGATGCCGTGCCCTACATCCGCGAGCACGAGGACCACGTCTTCGTGCTCGCTTTCGGGGGCGAGGCGCTCGACGAGCCGGCAAGCTTCGAGCGCCTGATCCGCGACATCGTGCTGATCGCCGATCTCGGGGTGCGCCTGGTGCTGGTGCCCGGCGCGCGTCCGCAGATCAACCGGCGCTTCCAGGCGGCCGGGTTCGAGGAGCGCTTCCACCAGGGGCTTCGGGTTACCGAGCCGGCCATGATCGACCCGCTGACCGAGGCGGTCGGTGCAGTGCAGTTCGACGTGATTTCCTGGCTGTCGGCACGCCTGAGCCTGGCCTCGGGCTCGGGGCTGGCCCAGCGGGTGCTGACCGGCAACTTCGTCACCGCGCGCCCCATGGGCGTGATCGACGGCGTGGATCTGGGCCATACCGGCGCGGTGCGGCGGGTGGACGTCGATGGCGTGCGCGATGCGCTCGGTGATGGTTCGATCGTGGTCCAGTCGAATATCGGCTATTCGCCCACCGGCGAGCTGTTCAACCTGCGCGCCGAGGACGTTGCCGAGAGCATGGCGGTGGCCCTAGGCGCCGACAAGCTGATCTTTCTCACCGACCCGCTCGACGATCTGCCCACCGCCATGAGTCTCTCGGAGGTCGAGGGATTGTTGGAACGCCAGGGCGACAATCTGTCGACCGAGTTCCAGTTGCACCTGCACAGCGCCGTGCGGGCCTGCTCGAAGGGCGTGGATCGCATTCACCTGGTCGATCGCGAGGTCGACGGGGCGCTGCTGGTCGAGCTCTACACCCGTGACGGCTGCGGCACGCTGATCACCAGCGAGCCCTACGAGCGTATCCGCGCGGCGACCCTCGACGATATCGGCGGGATTCTCGCCCTGATCGAGCCGATGGAGCAGGCCGGCGTGCTGGTGCGCCGCTCACGCGAACAGCTGGAGCTGGAGACCGACCGCTTCGTGGTGATTGACCGCGATGGCGACATCATCGCCTGCGCCGCACTCTATCCCTTTCCCGAGGACGGCACCGCCGAACTGGCCGCCCTGGTGGTGCACCCGGCCTACCAGGGCGGCGGCCGGGCGGCGCGCCTGCTCGGGTTCATGGAAAGTCGGGCGCGCTCGCTGGGACTGAAATCCTTGTTCCTGCTCTCGACCCAGACCATGGCCTTCTTCCGCGAGAAGGGTTTCGCCGATGAAAGCCTGGAGCGGCTGCCCGCCGAGCGGCGCGCCTTCTACAACCTCAAGCGCAATTCGCGGATCTTCCGCAAGTGGTTATAG
- a CDS encoding class I SAM-dependent methyltransferase gives MVIGQLALAPLPVVACRPEGGSSAAVRLQAFAEEWGLDWVDAAGDEPARFTLALENGRIGLVPPLDRPDLGTHPLVIDFAADPRFARPLARKDALARATGWKAGYRPPVVDLTTGLGRDAWALASGGCEVTAVERHPVVWLLLTDALERATAQPALAAVAARIHPVFGDVLGEHPPALAGDRNTVWHLDPMFPERKKSALVKRPMRIFHQLVGEDPDAEALFAWARRQPGARWVVKRPPGAPTIDASAPDIEYRSGRLRFDCYLAASPNS, from the coding sequence GTGGTTATAGGACAACTGGCTCTAGCTCCGCTGCCGGTGGTTGCCTGTCGTCCTGAGGGGGGCAGCTCGGCCGCCGTGCGCCTGCAGGCGTTTGCCGAGGAGTGGGGGCTGGACTGGGTCGATGCGGCCGGTGACGAGCCGGCCCGCTTCACCCTGGCGCTAGAGAACGGCCGCATTGGTCTCGTTCCGCCACTGGATCGACCGGACTTGGGTACGCACCCGCTGGTAATCGATTTCGCCGCCGACCCGCGGTTTGCCCGCCCTCTGGCGCGCAAGGATGCCCTGGCACGGGCGACTGGCTGGAAGGCGGGGTATCGCCCGCCGGTGGTCGATCTCACCACCGGCTTGGGTCGTGATGCCTGGGCGCTGGCCAGCGGCGGTTGCGAGGTGACCGCCGTCGAGCGCCATCCGGTGGTCTGGCTGCTGCTGACCGATGCCCTCGAGCGGGCGACGGCCCAGCCGGCATTGGCGGCGGTCGCTGCACGGATCCATCCCGTCTTCGGTGACGTGCTGGGGGAGCATCCCCCGGCGCTCGCCGGTGACCGGAACACGGTCTGGCACCTCGACCCGATGTTCCCCGAACGCAAGAAATCCGCGCTGGTGAAAAGGCCCATGCGCATCTTTCATCAATTGGTCGGTGAGGACCCGGACGCCGAGGCCCTGTTTGCCTGGGCGCGCCGTCAGCCGGGCGCCCGCTGGGTGGTCAAGCGCCCGCCGGGTGCCCCCACCATCGATGCGAGTGCGCCGGACATCGAATACCGTTCCGGACGACTGCGCTTCGACTGCTATCTCGCAGCTTCGCCCAATTCGTAA
- the rssA gene encoding patatin-like phospholipase RssA has product MTDGKPTIGLALGSGAARGWAHIGVIQALEDAGIRPAMVAGCSFGALVGAGYAGESMDKLEAWARGIRSWDVMRLLDVRLGGGLIEGDDLMRSLAKQVEPVDIEQLRVPFAAVATDLEAGREVWLREGGLIDAVHASIAVPGLMSPVRNQGRWLVDGGLTDPVPVSLCRALGADVVIAVNLNSDLVGRHIRDIRGAARHDTDNESGLRKWVDGLDERLLDGRIGKWLEERDKDEPTPGMLDVMAGAINIMQDRITRSRMAGDPPELMISPKLSHIGLLEFERASETIEVGRAAAERALQDSPLLPELRGESSR; this is encoded by the coding sequence ATGACCGACGGCAAACCGACGATCGGCCTGGCGCTGGGCAGCGGCGCGGCCCGCGGCTGGGCGCACATCGGTGTGATCCAGGCGTTGGAAGATGCCGGTATTCGCCCCGCGATGGTGGCAGGCTGTTCCTTTGGCGCCTTGGTCGGTGCCGGTTACGCCGGTGAATCCATGGACAAGCTCGAGGCCTGGGCGCGCGGTATCCGCTCCTGGGATGTGATGCGGCTGCTGGATGTCCGTCTGGGCGGCGGCCTGATCGAGGGAGACGACCTGATGCGCTCGCTGGCCAAACAGGTCGAGCCGGTCGACATCGAGCAGCTGCGCGTGCCATTCGCTGCCGTGGCGACCGACCTCGAAGCCGGTCGCGAGGTGTGGTTGCGCGAGGGCGGCCTGATCGATGCCGTCCACGCCTCGATTGCCGTGCCCGGGCTGATGTCGCCGGTGCGCAACCAGGGCCGCTGGCTGGTCGATGGCGGCCTGACCGACCCGGTGCCGGTCTCGTTGTGTCGGGCGCTGGGCGCCGATGTGGTGATTGCCGTGAATCTCAACAGCGATCTTGTCGGTCGGCACATACGCGATATCCGCGGCGCGGCGCGGCATGACACCGACAACGAGAGCGGCCTGCGCAAGTGGGTCGACGGGCTGGATGAGCGTCTTCTCGATGGCCGGATCGGCAAGTGGCTTGAAGAGCGGGACAAGGACGAGCCCACGCCCGGCATGCTCGACGTGATGGCCGGCGCGATCAACATCATGCAGGACCGCATCACCCGCAGCCGCATGGCGGGCGACCCACCCGAACTGATGATCTCGCCGAAGCTTTCGCACATCGGTCTGCTTGAGTTCGAGCGTGCCAGTGAAACCATCGAGGTGGGCCGGGCCGCCGCCGAGCGGGCCTTGCAGGATAGCCCGCTATTGCCCGAGTTGAGAGGGGAATCGAGTCGGTAG
- a CDS encoding hemerythrin domain-containing protein: protein MEIFEALREDHDTQRDLLARLVETEGNTQTRRDLLRLTRNALVHHEVAEERYFYTPLMEADLTQEQARHSIAEHHEIDELIKTLESTDPSATAWLGHARKLQELVTHHLDEEEHQVFQQAGKVLGDEEKRDLARRYRRKMKEQAVGD from the coding sequence GTGGAGATATTCGAAGCCCTACGCGAGGACCACGACACCCAGCGCGACCTGCTCGCCCGACTGGTGGAAACCGAAGGGAACACCCAGACGCGGCGTGATTTGCTGCGGCTCACACGAAACGCCCTGGTGCACCACGAGGTCGCCGAAGAGCGCTACTTCTACACCCCGCTGATGGAGGCGGACCTGACTCAGGAGCAGGCCCGCCACAGCATCGCCGAACACCACGAGATCGACGAGCTGATCAAGACGCTCGAATCCACCGACCCGAGTGCCACGGCGTGGCTGGGCCATGCACGGAAACTGCAGGAGTTGGTAACCCATCACCTGGACGAGGAAGAGCACCAGGTGTTCCAGCAAGCCGGGAAGGTGCTCGGCGACGAGGAAAAGCGCGACCTCGCCCGCCGCTACCGTAGGAAGATGAAAGAACAGGCCGTCGGCGACTGA
- a CDS encoding ATP-grasp domain-containing protein has protein sequence MEKNPEKGFVALLGWSLNAVEAAETFDRRYVVVAPDWAEEYCEQHNIPYIPWNFERLNDRSLEIAHTLQEKGVDVAIPLYEETVEWAGAINSVLLDQPKLFGQSMLLRDKALMKRRAQLGGIRVGIFEEAHDKEDVVRFLKRVNQTLLKLDGDPNDPIHLKAFDKAGCLGHRVIRTPDEVDTIPDEEFPVLMESHLDGWEFAVEAWIHNGKIRFLNISEYVTLGYSVFVPATPELEKYREQITAQIEKLIKTFDIEFGFIHPEYFVTNDGEMYFGEVAYRPPGFKVFELLERAYGFNAYQGLILSFDPKTTEEEITAFFPKEVVDAKGVAGCFGVYPRRRVVSHLEMPAETEDHPYFESHELTPPVEETVTKRTAFGTHWGLIYFFGDDPHTMRDLLKRQEDLDFYV, from the coding sequence ATGGAGAAGAATCCCGAAAAAGGTTTTGTCGCGCTGCTGGGCTGGTCGCTCAACGCCGTCGAGGCCGCGGAAACATTCGATCGTCGCTACGTCGTGGTCGCCCCCGACTGGGCCGAGGAATACTGCGAACAGCACAACATTCCCTATATCCCGTGGAACTTCGAGCGGCTGAACGATCGCTCCCTGGAGATCGCGCACACCCTGCAGGAAAAGGGCGTGGACGTCGCCATCCCGCTTTACGAGGAGACGGTCGAGTGGGCCGGGGCGATCAACTCGGTGCTGCTCGACCAGCCCAAGCTCTTCGGCCAGTCGATGCTGCTGCGCGACAAGGCACTGATGAAGCGTCGCGCCCAGCTGGGCGGCATCCGCGTGGGCATCTTCGAGGAGGCCCACGACAAGGAGGACGTGGTGCGCTTTCTCAAGCGGGTCAACCAGACCCTGCTCAAGCTCGACGGCGATCCCAACGACCCGATCCATCTCAAGGCCTTCGACAAGGCCGGTTGCCTGGGTCACCGCGTGATCCGCACGCCCGACGAGGTGGATACCATCCCGGACGAGGAATTCCCGGTGCTGATGGAATCCCACCTCGATGGCTGGGAATTCGCGGTCGAGGCCTGGATTCACAACGGCAAGATCCGCTTTCTCAACATCTCGGAGTACGTGACGCTGGGCTACTCGGTCTTCGTGCCGGCCACCCCCGAGCTGGAGAAATACCGTGAGCAGATCACCGCCCAGATCGAAAAGCTGATCAAGACCTTCGACATCGAGTTCGGCTTCATTCACCCGGAATACTTCGTCACCAACGACGGCGAGATGTACTTCGGTGAGGTGGCCTATCGCCCGCCGGGCTTCAAGGTGTTCGAGCTGCTCGAGCGCGCCTACGGCTTCAATGCCTACCAGGGCCTGATCCTGTCCTTCGACCCCAAGACCACCGAGGAGGAGATCACCGCGTTCTTCCCCAAGGAAGTCGTCGATGCCAAGGGCGTGGCCGGGTGCTTCGGCGTCTACCCGCGTCGTCGCGTGGTCAGCCACCTGGAAATGCCGGCCGAGACCGAGGATCACCCCTACTTCGAGTCGCATGAGCTGACCCCGCCGGTGGAGGAAACCGTCACCAAGCGCACGGCGTTCGGTACCCACTGGGGGCTGATCTACTTCTTCGGCGACGATCCGCACACCATGCGCGATCTGCTCAAGCGCCAGGAGGATCTGGACTTCTATGTATAA
- a CDS encoding cation diffusion facilitator family transporter — MKVLTAPVEIPDHLDKDLRRAYVLEGITVVYGLTVVTVMYLVMGSSQAMKAAWLEDLISLIPPIVVLVGLHMRTRRPSDRFPYGFHRVLAISFQVAALALSVVGLYVVYDAATSLLAVEHPTIGTLEIFGHPVWLGWLMLPALLYSALPASILGRLKLGPARALHNKAMVADAAMNKADWMTSAAAGVGILGIGFGFWWADSVAALVIGLDVLMDGVKHLRTSVFDLMDRRPNTVDGDPADLPRQIQDRLADLPWVRRVDVRMREAGQIFFGEAYVEPVDDDRPIERTAEAIECARSVDWRMHDLTVQLVRS, encoded by the coding sequence ATGAAGGTACTCACCGCTCCGGTCGAGATCCCCGACCATCTCGACAAGGACCTCCGCCGAGCCTACGTGCTGGAGGGCATTACGGTGGTTTACGGTTTGACCGTGGTCACAGTGATGTACTTGGTGATGGGCTCGAGCCAGGCGATGAAAGCAGCCTGGCTGGAGGACCTGATAAGTCTCATACCGCCCATCGTGGTGCTTGTCGGGCTCCATATGCGGACACGCCGCCCCAGCGACAGGTTTCCCTACGGCTTTCACCGTGTTCTGGCGATCTCGTTCCAGGTCGCTGCGCTCGCTTTGAGCGTGGTGGGGCTCTATGTCGTTTACGATGCCGCGACGAGTCTTTTGGCCGTCGAGCATCCCACTATTGGAACCCTTGAGATTTTCGGCCACCCGGTTTGGCTTGGGTGGTTGATGTTGCCGGCGCTTCTTTATAGCGCGCTTCCGGCCAGCATCCTTGGCCGTCTGAAGCTTGGCCCGGCGAGGGCATTGCATAACAAGGCGATGGTCGCTGATGCGGCCATGAACAAGGCGGACTGGATGACTTCGGCAGCCGCGGGGGTCGGTATTCTAGGGATCGGGTTCGGATTCTGGTGGGCGGATAGCGTCGCGGCGTTGGTGATCGGTCTGGATGTGCTCATGGACGGGGTGAAGCATCTGCGTACGAGTGTGTTCGACTTGATGGATCGTCGTCCGAACACAGTGGACGGCGATCCGGCTGACCTGCCTCGGCAGATTCAGGATCGGCTCGCCGACTTGCCCTGGGTTCGGCGGGTAGACGTGCGAATGCGCGAAGCGGGTCAGATATTCTTCGGCGAGGCCTATGTCGAGCCCGTGGACGACGACCGTCCCATCGAACGCACGGCCGAAGCGATCGAATGTGCTAGGTCGGTTGATTGGCGAATGCATGATCTCACTGTGCAGTTGGTGCGGTCTTGA